The Zea mays cultivar B73 chromosome 7, Zm-B73-REFERENCE-NAM-5.0, whole genome shotgun sequence DNA segment GAATGGGAGCAAATAATAACAATGACCAAGTGCGTGGACGGTGACATTCGATCGGTTTTATTGATGTGCACTGTGCTTGCTGTttggtgtccgttgctggagttaTCTCCTCCGCCGCCCGGACTTCTCTTACATCAACTGAACATGTTTTGTCGCATGTACAAGAAGCGACGGCCGATATTAGAATCGAGGACTCCGACCGGAGCTGCCGGGCTCTTCATAGAGCGAAGAAGGTTGTCGCGAGCGGGCGAAGGCCGTGCCGCGTCCCGTTGTCGTTTGGGTCCATTTGTAAGCCTCTCTATGGCGTAGGATCAATAGTACGTTTAGTCAAACTTTACTTAACATCGATGTAATATTCTAGAGCTGTAAGGTGGGATATTCTAGGACTGTAGCAGGTAACCGTGGACGTAACAGGGCGTATCTACCTACTCGGTTACTTATAAATAACCCCGCAGTGTACATTGATAGGACACGCTACAGTTAAATGCTTACTATTACGTTGAGCAACTGTGTTCCTTCTTTCTCGAGTGATTAGGCGCACCAGGTGTCCCAACACTCAGCTCGATTGCAAGTGACGAGACAAGCACGGAGGTAGGTGTTGCAATTGCAGGGTGGAACGGATAGGGAGGTCTAGTCGGAtgcatggtggtggtggtggtggtggtggtcgaGGATCGATGCGGCTGCTGTGTTTTTGTGTTCCTGTCAGTGAGCCAGCCACGACAGTGTCAGTGTGGATCGGAGGAGAAACCAACCAAACGATGGACCTGGATACATGCTCTCccaccaagaagaagaagaagaaaaagcgcAGCGCGCACTACGCGGCGGCAGCGACGTGTGCTGGGCACCAGTTGCATCGTGCACTCACAAATATCTCGCGCTGGATCTAGCATCTAGCAGCACCATCATCCATCACGGACGACGGACCTTTTGTTTAATTTGCTCGTTTACATGGTACGATCAGATGAACCTACCTTGCTATGCATGTGATGTTTCAGATCAGTTCTGCTGTGCATGTCGACGCGATCTGCTCGGTCAAGCATGTCGATGTCCTCTCCAGGTAGGCGATAGCGAAGCGCCATTATGGTAGTGTTTGGttactagggactaatttttagtccctccattttattctaCTTTAGTCTATAAATTACAAAATATGGAAACtataactctattttagtttccatatttgacaatttagtgactaaagtggaataaattggagggactaaaaattagtctctaaaaccaaacaccccctatatatatatatagggtaggtataacgggagccccgggcttccaatagttaaaggaagcccagaccGACCACCCCTTCAAACTGGTTCAACCAGCGCGCCCAaacaggctgtcgggtgcgccacctgtcccacgtctgttagcgcaaaaaaagaatgcatgcatgagtcaaacacgatccaatgcatgcgcataaatttaggaaagatatgtgcggcagtttctgtttttaaaatcctttatttcctccataaatttaggatcgctgcaacagccatgcagctagacgcgtaaggaccattttatgatatatactgagactaaatatgttacactgtgttaataattatgcaattcgatatactgcgtaaaaatctgttaccagctgcatgcacacgaatttatgataaaaaataatgtgcaatgaaaggaaatgaattacacgcatagaaacaaaaaatcgtatttaatgttttatttccttcataaatataagatccctccaacagccatgcagctaaaacacattaaatctagtttatgatatatactgatacaaattatactacatggtgtaggtatttatgcaattcgttacactgcgtaaaaaatctggcatgttattcactggtggacgcaccttcgggttggagcgtaataaccttaagttttgagtataaaatccctcaattataagcgtatataccgagccaatgtgagaggttgatagctctagtaggttgttattacgatcctatttttatggcagatccgaaaaacatggcagtcgcatgcatgcggttatacagatcctaaaattatggcaaaatgcatgcatgagtcaatcacgttcccttgcatgcgcgtaaatttaggaaagatatgtgtggcggtttctattttaaatgctttattacctccataaatttaggatcgctgaaatagacatgcaactaaaactcgtaatgaccattttatgctatatactgatactaaatatgctacactgtgtagataattatgcaattcggtatactgcgtaaaaatctgctacaggctgcatgcacacgaatttatgatggaaagaatatgcaatgaaatgaaatgaattgcatgcatagaaacaaaaagtcacatttaatgttttatttccttcataaatataggatccctccaacagccatgcaactaaacgcattagaactagtttatgatgtatactgaaacaaattatactacacggtgtaggtatttatgcaattccttacactgcgtaaaaatctggcatgttgttcactggtggacgcatctccgggtggagcgtaaaaaccttaagttttgagcataaaatccctcaattataagcgtaaataccgagtcaattagaggttgatagctttagtaggttgttattacgatcctatttttatgacagatccgaaaaacatggcagccgcatgcatgcggtttctatttttatacagatccaaaaattatggcaaaatcgtgggagtttccattgcatgcgcgcaaattaagaacagcataaatcaaggaattgtctttcaaatgtgcatgcagaaaactgatatacgaactctgtgttaaagcataaaaacatacagtttttagcgtaaataatacatgtggtaggcataaaacacaataaacgaaaagaaaaatgcgccggatcagaggatgtcacgcgcgatcatcgctgcgcgcatctcgcctCTTCCGTGAcatcgctcgctcgaacatcgcgcctcatgcgtcgccgtcgctactcgcacgtcgacgggcgtcgcttgctcgccggccttggaagtgccgcctcctcggggcttcggggacgccgccgcttgcctgcacaagggcctcgctgcggatcgaggaacctccgccaccgcgcgtcgaggtaatggagttgcggccaccggcctgggaatcgccgccaccgcacaagagcgccgccgccgctcgccctctggatcgagggccgccaccgccggcctggaaaccgccgccgctcgccctctggatcgggggccgccaccgtcggcctggcaaccgtcgctaatgaatcgagatggggcgtaaaaactgatccctagcactacggattttcttttatagacgtctggacctgttccggctcgaccggattgcactgtcttgcctgggcttccaataactaaaggaagcccagggctgctaatatacaatctatatatatatagggaagaggtaatggaagccctgggcttccattagtgggcgaagccccagccagggAGACCGAACGGGTCGCTTTAGGCCCACTGGACGCCAGCCTGCGCCATTTATGCAAAGGATAACCACGTATCCCGCCGTACACGCAACATGCGATTACGCAAGCATAAATTTGTGTACAAATGTGCGTAACTCATGCATAAATGGAATCTTTGCATGCCAGGAATCGCGCGCACGAATATCTGCATGTGATagacgtttacgactgcataacgttgTGAGACATaatagcgtaaaccatgcaagACGTTCACGGCAGGTTTTGGAATAAGGCAAGACGCGATTTTCGTGCGCGAAAATAAAGGCGCAGTTACGGCAGGAAACTAAAACAACTTTACAGCCGCGTCCACGTTCGCTCGTCCATCTGAATTATTGGCGGCGGTTACCGGCGGCGGAAGTGAGAGGTCTGGCCGGCGAATAATATGTCCACCACCGGCGCTGGCGATGGCATCCTCCCTGTAACATCTGCGCATGAGGCAGTAGGTACGTCTGTTTCAATGGACATGCAACCTGTTTTGTCTGCAATCGCCCCATACACAGAGGGTGTATCTGTGACTCCTCCGGCGGCATTGAGGGCACCTGGACATATCGAAGAGCACACAAAAACAGCAGACGTGGTCGGCGCAGAGAAGCACATCCCCATGAGACATATTGGGCCACATGAACAGGACACACCTCATATTCTTCAAAGCCACGTAAGTACTCCCGTATTACGTTAAATTTATTCGATATTGAATCGTAAATGTTAAATTTCTGTGCGCAGCCGGACAATATTGATATAAGATTGATACCTAAagtcggtatgacatttagtaacgtggatgaggcgtataatttttatagtcaatatGCATACGAGGTAGGATTTCCATTGAAGAAATATAGGGAGCGGAAGAATTGTAAATGGTTGAACTGTTCAATGGAAGGAAAGAATGCTGAAAGGGTAGCTGGAAATCCAAGGATACGTAACACATGTTCGAAACGAACACAGTGCAAGGCTGGGATGAAACTCAAAAAAATCTACGATGATGCTAAGGAGAATGTTATTTCTGTTCGGATTGATCTGGTAAACTATGAGCATAATCATGAATTTTTGAAGAAGGATACAGAAAAAGGGCAATTGCAATGCAACAAAACACATGATCGTGAATATAtggagttccttagtgcgatgcaagaaAGCAGGATTCCACCACATTGCATTATGGATTTTGTTACTGAAATGCATGGTGGCCCAGAAAACGTTCCAATAACCGTGCAGGACATGAGTAACCTGTAAGTGTATTATGCATTGACAATAATTGTATTTTATATTACATAAACAATCGTAATGTGTTGAGTTAGATATAGTGCATAATCATTACATTTTTTGACAGGAAAAAAGCATGGCAAAGGGAGagaaatgcaaatgatgtgtCAAAACTGTTATCTTTTTTTTCATTATGCAAGAAAGATAATCCACAGTTTTTTTCAGACTTTCAACTGgacaaagaagggaaaattttaagcatattttggtcccatgctagccagcaagccgagtacattgattttggtgatgcagttacttttgatactacacataagactaatatgtatgataagccattaggcatgtttgttggttcgaaccaccacctacaatgcacaatatttgggtttgctttactaggagacgagacagttgatacattcgagtgggtattcaatacgttcaaaacatgcatgggatgtgacggaccacgagtgatgctgacaggtatGTTGTAATAAAATGGCTCGTAATTATTATGTCATGTACTATATGATATCATATTGTCTTGCATGATGTTATgtaaatttataaatttcagatcaaGACCCTGCCATGCCAATTGCACTTGGCAGAGTATTCCCAAACACAATACATCGATTGTGTTTGTGGCATGTGCAAAACAGGTATATGCCCCACTTGAATGAATTATATGCAAGATTTGAGGACATGGATTTCAAAAcaaggttccaatctataatacatcatccattGAATGAAATGGAGTTCGAGGCAGCCTGGCAAATGATGCTTGATGATTTCCATCTACACGAGAACAACACCCTTGCCAGATTATATGACATACGCAAAGATTGGGTACCTGCATTTTTCAAAGGAGATTATTGTGGTCTTATGGTCTCTACACAACGAAGCGAGAGCATGAACAAGTTGGTGAAGAGTGCCCACGTGGATGCAAACACACCGCTTCATCAATTTGCAAAGCAAATGATGAAGCTACTGCATAGTAGGAAGATGAAAGAGGCCAAAGAGGCACTAGGATGCATGGTAAGTGAAAAAAATTAATAAAACATATGTTTTATGCTATTAAAACCAAAACAGTATTAATACTATATTGTGTAATTTGCAGGGTCAAAAGGATACAACTACATTGTATATGTTTGAAATAAGAGTAGCAAGGGCATACACTAGAGCTGTGATGACAAGGTTTCAGGAGACAGTAAAATATGCAACTGCATACCGAATAGACCGTGATACAGAGGGTGAGGAACATGATTGGGTGGTGAAACATACTACAAGATCAAATAAAATTGTTTGGGGTCAACACCAATTCAAGATAAGGGCTGATGTGGATGCCGGAAAGTATTCATGTGAGTGCAAGCATTGGGAGCATACAGGTATGTTATACTATAAAAAATTATAAATTATTACGAATGCATAGCTGTTTACGATTAATATATGACATAATGTATGTTTAATCAATTATAGGTCTATTTTGTGTTCATCTTGTACGCGCTTTCATGCATCTACAAATTGAAAGGATCCCAAGTGAGTATATTTTGCAACGATACACATACTCCGCGCATCAAGATGTGGCTTTTTCAAGAGACGATAGGAATTTGAAAGGAAAAGATGGAGAAACTAGATCATatagacagaagatgttgcttaaaaaAGCAATGAAAGTAGTACACCATGCGAGTATGTCTAAAGCTGGGAATGATAAAGCCCTAGAGATGATGGACGAATTATTAGGGTTATTGATGCGTGTGGAGCCTGATATAGGTACTGGTGAGAGTTGTGGCACAAGTGTTTGCGATGACATCCAGGTACGCACCTCGTGATGTTATGAATTTTGCATAATTACTTGTCGAATATGATCCATGATTGTAATGATGATATAGGTCGAAGCGTATGAAACAGAAGAAATGGCTATAGACAACTTACGCAAATTAGATGATGGGAACGAGGTATGGAACAGATATTTATAATGTATTACATATACTGCACTATAAAATTTGTGTCCTCACTGGACTTTGTTTTATTTCACAGGAAATTTTAATGGGCTCTAATACAAATGAATGCAATACTAAGGATGATCAATGTAATATGCAGATATTAACATTGGAACATAACACTGACATTCGGTTGGTTGAGAGTAGTTCTATGGATGTGGAAGCTAGAAAGGTGAAAACATTGCTACAATATATGATGACATACGAGAAAGTAAAATCTGACTTGATATCTTTGTTTTGTAGAAACTGGAATTTCATATGGAAGGTGTAAACTTGACGAGACCAGATAAGGCCAAGCCTAAGGGAAGAACAATCAAAAGTAGTGAGCAACAAGTTTTAAAATTGGGTGCGAAAGGAGCTAAGAAGATGAGCAGGAAATGCCAGAAATGTGGCATAGCTGATGGTCACAACAGCCGTACGTGTTTAACTGTCGAGGATAATAGGGTTCGATTGGCTAACCTATCTGGACGTAAGCGAGGACGGCCTCCTGGTTCAAGGAACAAACTCATAGCTGCAGCCCCGCAATGGAATGAGACATCAACGTCGAAAAAACGAACGGTGGATGTCGGAGATGATGATTCATCTGGTAGAGAGTAAAAGACCATAAGATACAAATATTTCCTTGTGTAAATGTGATTCCTGTGTTCGTTTGTCTACTTCCAGAAAGAATCATAAATATACTTGCAAACTGGTATAAATGGATGTGTAGTTTGTCATAAGCTTCAACATAATGCAGTAGTCTGACTGTATATGTACTTAGCATAAATGTATGTGAAAACCTGCGTAACTATGCGTTGTGTAATGCATAAGAGGGTAAGCCTGTGAACCATGACTGTACAAAAATGACTCTGCGTAATTTGTAATACAAACTGGCATAAATGTCTGTGTAATTTGTCATAAGCTTTAACAGTTATGCAGCAAACTGACTGAACATATACTACGGTCAATAATTATATCGTGAACATGCATACGTCCAGATAGGTTATGCAGTTATGCAGCAATCTGACTGTACATTTATGCAGCAATCTGACTGTACATATGCAGCAATCTGACTGTACAAACATGCATAAGCCTTTCAATAATTATATCGTAAAGTCCGGTCAAAAAAGATGCATACTTCGAGGTTATTGACATAACAATATTGTACAGAAACCTGGAAGAATCAAATGCAAGAAACAGACATTACATTTCAAACAGGTTGGAACAACATGCCAGTTTAGAAAAAAGCTGATCCCAAAGTTGTCAATGACATAACTAAGAAACGTCTACGGACTTTGGCCATAATATACACACATGACTGATCTGGAGTTTAGGGAACCATTgtatacaaaatatattacatGACCAAACTAAACTACATCCTTTAGACCTTGAATCTTTGGATGTCTTGGAGCAGCGATAATGCTTTGTTCTTCGGGTGGAATGTGATGTAATGCAGCGCAAGAGACCGTATCTCACTGGTGTTGCCCTGCAATACAAAAACACTGAGTTAGTTATACCTCTGTTCCATGTGTTGCCATGGGCCAACTGTAGAattaaatggtaaatttgtacatactgcTTCTATGTCTGACCGCAAAGATCCTTCGTCGCATTGATAAAATAGAATGTAACCCATGACATAAAAACCACAGTCATTTGATCCAGCTACCATGTTAGGACAATTTTGGCACAAGTCAATTGTGAAGTTACCAAACTTGGGAAAACATGAACTGGGCCGCACATGTTGTATTGCTTTGTTTAATCTGC contains these protein-coding regions:
- the LOC103651683 gene encoding protein FAR1-RELATED SEQUENCE 4-like, coding for MGCDGPRVMLTDQDPAMPIALGRVFPNTIHRLCLWHVQNRYMPHLNELYARFEDMDFKTRFQSIIHHPLNEMEFEAAWQMMLDDFHLHENNTLARLYDIRKDWVPAFFKGDYCGLMVSTQRSESMNKLVKSAHVDANTPLHQFAKQMMKLLHSRKMKEAKEALGCMGQKDTTTLYMFEIRVARAYTRAVMTRFQETVKYATAYRIDRDTEGEEHDWVVKHTTRSNKIVWGQHQFKIRADVDAGKYSCECKHWEHTGLFCVHLVRAFMHLQIERIPSEYILQRYTYSAHQDVAFSRDDRNLKGKDGETRSYRQKMLLKKAMKVVHHASMSKAGNDKALEMMDELLGLLMRVEPDIGTGESCGTSVCDDIQVEAYETEEMAIDNLRKLDDGNEEILMGSNTNECNTKDDQCNMQILTLEHNTDIRLVESSSMDVEARKIGYAVMQQSDCTFMQQSDCTYAAI